The Salvia miltiorrhiza cultivar Shanhuang (shh) chromosome 1, IMPLAD_Smil_shh, whole genome shotgun sequence genome has a window encoding:
- the LOC131022225 gene encoding E3 ubiquitin-protein ligase PUB24-like → MDEIDIPQYFLCPISLQIMKDPVTTVTGITYDRDSIEQWLSTAEASSAAAVCPVTKLPLSKSAGLTPNHMLRRLIQAWCVANVKSGIDRIPTPKSPLHRSAVIKLIRGAGSRRSRAENLEALRKLEELAGDDGGKNQQCMAEAGTGKSMISYVMRCFDDGDFAGVDRALRILRLTWSPTAENKQIVEEKNPQFLQSILWILNGRLENSAKADALVVLKNAIEVASSVFLEKLKPSFFKEMVRILRTQTAARAVLKILIRTCPAGRNRTKIIETGAVFELIEMELGSPETKTTELIFCLLAQLCSCADGRQQFLQHAGGVGLVAKRLLRVSPTTNDRAMRIYESIARFSATRAVVAEMLTVGGVTKLCMILQADCDVYLKKKAREILKLHSKAWSNSPCIQLYLLTRRDLCTT, encoded by the exons ATGGATGAAATCGATATACCTCAGTATTTCCTCTGCCCCATATCACTCCAGATCATGAAAGACCCCGTCACCACCGTCACCGGCATCACCTACGACCGCGACAGCATCGAGCAGTGGCTTTCGACGGCTGAGGCCTCCTCCGCTGCCGCAGTGTGCCCAGTTACTAAGCTGCCGCTGTCCAAATCCGCCGGTTTGACTCCCAACCACATGCTCCGGCGGCTTATTCAGGCGTGGTGCGTCGCCAATGTGAAGAGCGGGATCGATAGGATCCCGACTCCGAAGTCCCCCCTCCACCGCTCCGCAGTGATCAAGCTCATCCGCGGTGCGGGAAGCCGCCGGAGCCGAGCGGAGAATCTCGAGGCGCTGAGGAAATTGGAGGAGCTCGCTGGCGACGACGGCGGCAAGAATCAGCAGTGCATGGCGGAGGCCGGCACCGGCAAATCGATGATTTCTTATGTGATGAGATGTTTCGACGACGGCGATTTCGCCGGCGTGGACCGTGCGCTGAGAATCCTGCGGCTGACTTGGTCCCCCACTGCGGAGAACAAGCAGATCGTTGAAGAAAAAAACCCTCAATTTTTACAATCGATTCTGTGGATTTTGAACGGCAGATTAGAAAATTCGGCGAAGGCAGATGCCTTAGTTGTACTAAAAAACGCCATAGAAGTTGCGAGTTCGGTTTTTTTGGAGAAATTGAAGCCGTCTTTCTTCAAAGAGATGGTGAGAATTTTGAGGACGCAGACGGCGGCGAGGGCGGTTCTGAAAATTCTGATCCGGACTTGCCCGGCGGGCAGGAACAGGACGAAGATAATCGAGACGGGGGCGGTTTTCGAGCTGATCGAGATGGAGCTGGGCAGCCCGGAGACGAAGACGACGGAGTTGATATTCTGCCTGCTGGCGCAGCTGTGCTCGTGCGCCGACGGCCGGCAGCAGTTTCTGCAACACGCCGGAGGCGTGGGGTTGGTGGCGAAGAGGCTGCTGCGGGTGTCGCCGACGACGAACGACCGGGCGATGCGTATATACGAGTCGATCGCGCGATTCTCGGCCAcgagggcggtggtggcggagATGCTGACAGTCGGCGGCGTGACGAAGCTGTGCATGATTCTGCAGGCGGATTGCGATGTGtatttgaagaagaaagcgagGGAGATTTTGAAGCTGCATTCCAAGGCGTGGAGCAATTCGCCTTGCATACAGCTTTACCTCTTGACGAG gcgagaCCTCTGCACCACATAA